From Bacteroidota bacterium, the proteins below share one genomic window:
- the dnaN gene encoding DNA polymerase III subunit beta yields MKFIVSSSTLLKQLQQISGVLNSSNPLPILDNFLFIVEKGNLTISASDLESTMTTEVTLIEGKQSGKIAIPAKILLETLKTFSEHPLTFLIDDKTKGIEIVSDNGKYKLTGFDGDEFPKVPALDGAKSIEVPASLLQKAIAKTLFATGNDELRPVMSGVFSQFSKDSLTFVATDAHKLVRYRRTDHRAKQEGAFILPKKPLNLLKGILGTGDEPVSIAYNDSNAFFTFGNFSLICRLIDGRYPNYEAVIPVDNPNKLTIDRIQFLQSVRRVSIFSNKTTHQVRLKIQGSALQISAEDLDFANEANERLSCQYTGEDMEIGFNARFLVEMLSNLDSEEVMMELSAPNRAGLLIPSGTESSGEDLLMLVMPVMLNN; encoded by the coding sequence ATGAAATTCATCGTATCGAGCAGTACGCTCCTGAAGCAGTTACAACAGATCTCCGGAGTCTTGAACTCCAGTAACCCGCTTCCCATCCTGGACAATTTCCTTTTCATTGTTGAGAAAGGCAACCTGACCATTTCCGCTTCGGATCTTGAGTCAACGATGACCACCGAGGTCACCCTGATCGAAGGGAAGCAATCCGGAAAGATCGCCATCCCCGCCAAGATCCTGCTGGAGACACTCAAGACTTTTTCGGAACATCCCCTCACCTTCCTGATCGACGATAAGACGAAAGGAATTGAAATCGTCAGCGACAACGGAAAATACAAGTTGACCGGTTTCGATGGTGACGAGTTCCCGAAAGTTCCGGCCTTGGACGGCGCCAAGAGTATCGAAGTTCCGGCTTCGTTGTTGCAGAAGGCCATTGCCAAGACCCTCTTCGCGACCGGCAACGATGAACTGCGGCCTGTGATGTCGGGGGTGTTCTCTCAATTCTCCAAAGACAGTCTCACCTTTGTTGCTACCGATGCGCACAAGTTGGTGCGATACCGGCGTACTGACCATCGTGCCAAGCAGGAAGGGGCTTTCATTTTGCCAAAGAAGCCGCTCAACCTCTTGAAGGGTATTCTGGGTACGGGTGACGAACCTGTCTCCATCGCCTACAACGACAGCAATGCATTCTTCACGTTCGGCAACTTCTCCCTCATTTGCAGGTTGATCGACGGACGCTATCCGAATTACGAAGCGGTCATTCCGGTTGACAATCCGAACAAACTAACGATCGATCGCATCCAGTTCCTTCAATCCGTGCGACGGGTCTCGATCTTTTCGAACAAGACTACCCACCAGGTACGGCTCAAGATCCAGGGCAGTGCGCTGCAGATCAGCGCGGAGGACCTTGATTTCGCCAATGAGGCGAACGAACGCCTCAGCTGTCAATACACGGGTGAAGACATGGAAATCGGATTCAACGCCCGTTTCCTCGTCGAGATGTTATCCAACCTCGACAGCGAGGAAGTGATGATGGAACTTTCTGCACCCAACCGTGCAGGACTTTTGATTCCGTCCGGCACCGAAAGTTCGGGGGAAGACCTGCTCATGCTGGTGATGCCGGTTATGTTGAACAACTGA